In a single window of the Effusibacillus lacus genome:
- a CDS encoding nitric-oxide reductase large subunit, with amino-acid sequence MKPELGGPRPGLGKKTNSILKQILILTLIVSFSVLLFGGYAIYKNTAPEPERIVTQDGLVLTTYEQIKGGQAVYQKYGLMDWGTTLGHGSYLGPDFTAEALHIYLTGMHEHYAKELHKTEFAKLTQEQQNVIIEKVKLEARENRYDAATGTLTLTAAQAAGLEKVRAHYKEMFTKGDFKAGLPENLIREEHMPATGRNYVAEGDQLQQIADFFFWTAWLSSTERPGLNYTYTNNWPYEEYAGNGPSYSSMWWSAVSVVLLILFTGVILYFYKRYNFEMEEAYEPGKFPKISLKNIAIYPSQRKAAKYFLVVTLLFLVQSLLGAALAHYYVEGNGFYGFDISTLLPFSAAKGYHLQLAIFWIATAWLAMGIYVAPLVSGREPKGQGLLVDILFWALIVVVAGSMIGEWLGVKGYLGNLWFLLGHQGWEYLELGRIWQILLATGLGIWLFIVGRGLKDALKSEEDKGGLVHLLFYSSIAVVFFYLFAFLINPGTHLTYADYWRWWIIHLWVEGIFEVFAVVVIGFLMVQMGLVTKKSTVRALLFQFTILLGSGVIGTGHHYYWVGVPDFWIALGAVFSALEVIPLTLLILEAWGQYKIMKDGGADFPYKGSFSFLISVAIWNLVGAGGLGFLINMPIVSYYQHGTQLTPAHGHGAMVGVYGFFSVAIMLYTMRNLVKPEAWNERLEKFSVWALNIGLAGMIAITLLPMGFLQLKKSYTDGFWAARAFEFYQDSTVNLLLWLRIIPDSVFLLGILPLVLLMWKAMRNLRPVDKQ; translated from the coding sequence ATGAAACCGGAACTGGGAGGCCCGAGACCGGGACTCGGCAAGAAAACAAACTCCATATTGAAACAGATTCTGATACTCACGCTGATTGTCAGCTTCAGCGTGCTCCTGTTCGGCGGGTATGCCATCTATAAAAATACGGCTCCCGAACCGGAGCGGATTGTGACACAAGATGGCCTTGTACTTACCACTTATGAACAAATCAAAGGAGGCCAGGCCGTATACCAAAAATACGGCCTGATGGACTGGGGCACGACCCTCGGACACGGTTCCTATCTGGGGCCTGATTTTACTGCGGAAGCCCTTCATATCTATTTGACAGGGATGCATGAACATTATGCAAAGGAGCTTCACAAAACCGAATTCGCCAAGTTGACTCAGGAACAGCAGAATGTGATCATCGAGAAGGTCAAACTGGAAGCAAGGGAAAACCGTTATGACGCGGCAACCGGTACTCTTACCCTGACTGCGGCCCAGGCGGCCGGCCTGGAAAAAGTCCGCGCCCACTACAAAGAAATGTTTACCAAAGGAGATTTCAAAGCGGGGCTCCCGGAAAATCTGATACGGGAAGAGCACATGCCCGCAACTGGACGGAACTATGTAGCAGAAGGTGACCAGCTTCAGCAGATTGCCGATTTCTTCTTCTGGACCGCCTGGCTGTCTTCAACGGAACGTCCCGGATTGAACTATACTTACACCAATAACTGGCCTTATGAAGAATATGCAGGCAACGGTCCTTCCTACAGTTCCATGTGGTGGAGTGCAGTCAGTGTAGTTCTTCTGATCCTCTTCACCGGTGTGATCCTTTATTTCTACAAGCGTTACAACTTTGAAATGGAAGAAGCTTATGAACCGGGCAAGTTTCCGAAAATCTCACTCAAGAACATTGCCATTTATCCGAGCCAGCGAAAAGCGGCCAAATATTTCCTCGTCGTTACCTTGTTGTTCCTGGTGCAGTCGCTGCTTGGTGCGGCACTCGCCCACTATTATGTAGAGGGCAACGGTTTTTACGGCTTTGACATCTCGACGTTGTTGCCTTTCAGCGCAGCAAAAGGTTATCACTTGCAGCTCGCCATCTTCTGGATCGCAACCGCCTGGTTGGCAATGGGAATCTACGTGGCGCCGCTGGTCAGCGGCAGGGAACCGAAAGGGCAAGGTCTTCTGGTCGACATCCTGTTCTGGGCCTTGATTGTCGTGGTTGCCGGAAGCATGATCGGGGAATGGCTTGGGGTCAAAGGATATCTGGGCAACCTGTGGTTCCTGCTCGGGCATCAGGGTTGGGAATATCTCGAACTCGGCCGCATCTGGCAGATCCTGCTGGCCACCGGCCTTGGCATCTGGCTGTTTATTGTGGGCCGGGGACTGAAAGACGCCCTGAAATCGGAAGAAGACAAAGGCGGACTTGTCCACCTGCTGTTCTACAGTTCGATCGCGGTTGTATTCTTCTACCTGTTTGCCTTCCTGATTAACCCGGGCACCCACCTTACCTACGCCGACTACTGGCGGTGGTGGATCATCCACCTCTGGGTGGAAGGTATTTTTGAAGTGTTCGCCGTGGTGGTTATCGGCTTCCTGATGGTGCAAATGGGTCTGGTGACGAAAAAGTCGACCGTACGCGCTCTGCTCTTCCAGTTCACCATCCTGCTGGGAAGCGGTGTGATCGGCACCGGTCACCACTACTACTGGGTTGGGGTTCCTGACTTCTGGATCGCGTTGGGTGCGGTATTTTCCGCGCTGGAAGTGATTCCGTTGACCCTCTTGATCCTTGAGGCATGGGGACAGTACAAAATCATGAAAGACGGCGGAGCGGATTTCCCTTACAAAGGCTCCTTCTCCTTCCTGATCTCGGTGGCGATCTGGAACCTGGTGGGTGCAGGCGGCCTGGGCTTCCTGATCAACATGCCGATTGTAAGCTACTACCAGCACGGTACGCAATTGACACCCGCTCACGGACACGGGGCGATGGTTGGGGTCTACGGATTCTTCTCCGTTGCGATCATGCTTTACACCATGCGCAACCTTGTGAAACCGGAAGCCTGGAATGAACGTCTGGAGAAATTCTCCGTCTGGGCTCTCAACATCGGGCTTGCCGGAATGATTGCCATCACCCTGCTGCCCATGGGCTTCCTGCAACTGAAGAAATCCTATACGGACGGTTTCTGGGCGGCACGGGCGTTCGAGTTCTACCAGGATTCCACAGTCAACCTGCTGCTCTGGCTGCGAATCATACCGGACTCCGTCTTCCTTCTGGGAATCCTTCCGCTGGTTCTTCTGATGTGGAAAGCCATGCGGAACCTGCGCCCGGTGGATAAGCAATAA
- a CDS encoding heme lyase CcmF/NrfE family subunit → MALLGNSAIYLGLALSIYSLVIMLIGVKKQNQQLVDSGKGAILSVFLVTAISMALLLYLLGTSQFQFEYVKNYTSTELPLVYKLAALWAGNAGSLLLWTFFLALYNVMIMNSRMLRGNPMVPYVGMILTANTVFFMFILAFVAKPFVLLDEVPLEGNGLNPMLQNPGMMLHPVTLYLGYVGLSVPFAFAMAALLLKNIDDFWIKVTRRWTIVAWLFLTLGNLLGAQWAYVELGWGGYWAWDPVENASFMPWLTATAFLHSVMIQERKNMLKVWNVSLIIISYALTLFGTFLVRSGVLTSVHAFSNSNLGTYFLLYMGIAVIGGLYVLMSRYHLLRRDSGQFESLLSKESSFLLNNLILVGAAFSVFWGTNFPLISEAVRGTKVTVGAPFFNQVNAPIMLALLFVMAVCPLIAWQRSSLKNFRDNFLIPLALTVVLFLALVAMGMTKIWALVSFSVVGFLFLTHIQEFYRGIRARRKMTQETVPVAAWRLMIRNKRRYGGYIVHFGIAMIAIGIIGSNNFESDLAKTVKQGETIEIAGYTLTYESLAQRSEGINDIVFADLAVSKNGQAVGVIRAEKVFYGNWPEPSTEVGLISTFKEDLYVALSAWEPDGRATFSIKVNPLVKWIWTGGIIVVIGSLFAIWKGRFGNVVPKYTGVERKVS, encoded by the coding sequence ATGGCGCTCTTGGGAAACTCCGCAATCTATCTGGGATTGGCGCTATCCATCTACTCACTGGTCATTATGCTGATCGGTGTCAAAAAACAGAACCAGCAACTGGTAGACAGCGGAAAAGGAGCGATTCTCTCAGTCTTTCTCGTTACCGCCATTTCGATGGCGCTTCTTCTGTACCTTCTGGGCACAAGCCAGTTTCAGTTTGAGTACGTCAAAAACTATACAAGCACGGAACTGCCGCTGGTCTACAAGCTGGCGGCCCTATGGGCGGGCAATGCGGGTTCGCTCTTGCTGTGGACCTTTTTTCTCGCACTCTACAATGTCATGATTATGAATTCCCGAATGCTTCGAGGGAATCCGATGGTTCCTTATGTAGGGATGATATTGACGGCAAACACCGTCTTCTTCATGTTTATTCTGGCGTTTGTGGCAAAGCCGTTCGTGCTGCTGGATGAGGTTCCCCTGGAAGGCAACGGGTTGAATCCCATGCTGCAAAACCCGGGCATGATGTTGCACCCCGTTACCTTGTATCTGGGATATGTGGGACTGTCGGTTCCCTTTGCCTTTGCAATGGCTGCCCTCCTCCTGAAGAACATTGACGATTTCTGGATCAAGGTGACCCGCCGCTGGACGATTGTGGCATGGCTGTTCCTGACACTGGGGAACCTGCTGGGAGCGCAGTGGGCGTATGTGGAATTGGGCTGGGGTGGTTACTGGGCCTGGGATCCGGTGGAGAATGCGTCTTTCATGCCATGGCTGACCGCGACCGCATTTCTTCATTCCGTGATGATCCAGGAGCGGAAGAACATGCTGAAAGTCTGGAACGTCAGCCTGATCATTATTTCCTATGCGTTGACCCTGTTTGGAACCTTTCTTGTGCGAAGCGGCGTGCTCACTTCCGTCCATGCATTCAGCAACAGCAATCTGGGAACCTACTTCCTGTTATATATGGGCATCGCTGTAATTGGTGGCTTGTATGTGCTGATGAGCCGCTATCATCTGCTGCGGCGGGATTCGGGACAGTTTGAATCCCTGCTGTCGAAGGAAAGCAGTTTTCTGCTTAACAATCTGATCCTGGTGGGAGCCGCCTTTTCCGTATTCTGGGGAACCAATTTTCCCTTGATTTCCGAAGCGGTTCGGGGAACCAAGGTGACAGTGGGAGCTCCGTTCTTCAACCAGGTGAATGCTCCGATCATGCTGGCTCTTCTGTTTGTGATGGCTGTTTGTCCGCTGATTGCCTGGCAGCGTTCTTCCCTGAAGAATTTCCGGGACAACTTCTTGATTCCGTTGGCTTTGACGGTTGTCCTGTTCCTGGCACTTGTTGCCATGGGAATGACCAAGATCTGGGCTCTTGTATCTTTCTCGGTAGTGGGATTCCTGTTCCTGACCCATATTCAGGAGTTTTATCGCGGCATTCGTGCCAGACGAAAGATGACGCAGGAAACGGTACCTGTCGCCGCCTGGCGGTTGATGATCCGCAACAAAAGAAGATACGGCGGCTATATTGTGCATTTTGGCATTGCCATGATTGCGATAGGCATCATCGGATCCAACAACTTTGAGTCCGACTTGGCGAAAACAGTCAAGCAAGGGGAAACAATCGAAATCGCGGGATATACCCTTACTTATGAAAGCTTGGCCCAGCGCTCCGAGGGAATCAACGATATCGTATTTGCCGATCTGGCGGTAAGCAAAAACGGGCAGGCTGTCGGAGTCATCCGGGCGGAGAAAGTCTTCTACGGAAATTGGCCGGAACCCTCCACCGAAGTGGGTTTGATCAGTACGTTCAAGGAAGATCTCTACGTGGCGCTAAGCGCTTGGGAGCCGGATGGCAGGGCGACCTTCTCCATCAAGGTCAATCCGCTGGTCAAATGGATATGGACAGGCGGCATTATTGTAGTCATCGGTTCGCTCTTCGCCATCTGGAAGGGAAGGTTTGGCAACGTGGTTCCCAAGTACACAGGTGTCGAAAGGAAGGTGTCCTAG
- the ccmA gene encoding heme ABC exporter ATP-binding protein CcmA has translation MTPIISARQLCKSAGEKMILRGIDINIRAGESVAVLGPNGAGKSTLLKILSTLVKPTEGELLIQGKRVADDGAAIKRMIGYLPHNSLLYDHLTAAQNLAFYGKMYRVPQLRERIEELLRKVGLYHFRDEPVRLFSRGMIQRLSIARAILHRPQILLLDEPHTGLDREACDLLNRLIDSLKAENGTIIMVTHDFEHALEVCERILIVRNGKLADDLSTGQLEQEELFTLYRKQVAG, from the coding sequence ATGACTCCCATAATATCGGCCAGACAGTTGTGCAAGTCAGCGGGGGAGAAAATGATCCTTCGCGGGATCGACATCAATATCCGGGCGGGAGAATCGGTTGCCGTGCTTGGCCCCAATGGGGCCGGCAAGAGTACGCTGTTGAAGATCCTGTCGACACTGGTGAAACCGACAGAGGGAGAACTGCTGATTCAGGGGAAACGGGTAGCGGATGATGGTGCGGCCATCAAGCGGATGATCGGGTACCTGCCCCATAACAGTCTTCTTTACGATCACTTGACAGCTGCCCAGAATCTGGCTTTCTACGGAAAGATGTACCGGGTTCCCCAATTGCGCGAAAGGATCGAGGAATTGCTCAGGAAAGTCGGCCTTTACCACTTTCGGGATGAACCGGTTCGCCTGTTTTCCCGGGGAATGATCCAGAGATTGTCGATTGCGAGGGCAATCCTGCACAGACCGCAGATTCTCCTGCTGGATGAACCGCACACAGGACTTGACCGGGAAGCTTGTGACCTGCTGAACCGGTTGATAGACAGCTTGAAAGCAGAGAACGGAACGATCATCATGGTAACGCATGACTTTGAACATGCCCTTGAAGTGTGTGAAAGGATCCTGATTGTTCGAAACGGAAAGCTGGCGGACGATCTCTCAACAGGCCAACTGGAACAGGAAGAACTTTTCACGCTCTACCGGAAGCAGGTGGCGGGCTGA
- a CDS encoding heme exporter protein CcmB, with amino-acid sequence MANYLNAVWAIAWKDLASELRTKEMIGTMLIFAGLVIVVFSFAFDPTNNTVRNVVPGLIWVIAVFSGILGLNRSFMLEKKNDNLTGLLAAPADPSAIYLGKLIANLALVAIVELLSVPILFLLFDYRWQGELLPFLVILVLGTTGFIIVGTFMAALSANSKSSEMLLPIVLFPVITPILIGAVQSTKLVLAGSDQMAVVYNWMKFLAAYDLIFLVAALILFEYLMEV; translated from the coding sequence ATGGCAAACTATCTTAACGCAGTCTGGGCGATTGCCTGGAAAGACCTGGCTTCCGAGTTGAGAACCAAGGAAATGATCGGCACCATGCTGATTTTTGCAGGTCTGGTGATCGTGGTGTTCAGTTTCGCCTTTGACCCGACCAATAACACGGTTCGCAACGTGGTGCCCGGACTCATTTGGGTAATCGCCGTTTTTTCCGGAATTCTGGGGCTGAACCGGTCTTTCATGCTGGAGAAGAAAAACGACAATTTGACAGGCCTGTTGGCAGCTCCTGCAGACCCGTCCGCCATCTACCTTGGCAAGTTGATTGCCAACCTGGCCTTGGTGGCAATCGTGGAACTCCTGTCGGTTCCTATCTTGTTCCTTCTGTTTGATTACAGGTGGCAAGGGGAGCTGCTGCCTTTTCTCGTCATACTGGTTCTTGGCACAACAGGCTTTATTATAGTCGGAACATTCATGGCTGCACTTTCGGCCAATTCCAAAAGCAGCGAGATGCTGCTGCCGATTGTGCTGTTCCCGGTGATCACACCGATTCTGATCGGGGCGGTCCAATCCACCAAACTTGTTTTGGCTGGAAGTGACCAGATGGCAGTCGTTTACAACTGGATGAAGTTCCTGGCCGCCTATGATCTGATCTTCCTGGTCGCTGCCCTGATTCTGTTCGAATATCTGATGGAGGTGTAG
- a CDS encoding cytochrome c biogenesis protein, which translates to MKSMIHKVLGAASFVLISISLYLVFIWSPVEKVMGPVQKIFYFHVASAWNAFLAFAVVFVCSIAFLVTRKRTYDTIAYVSAEIGVLFTTIVLITGPIWGRSSWNTWWSWEPRLTTTLILWFIYLAYLMVRKMDGAWDKKARLSAVFGIIGFVDVPIVFMAIRWWRTKFHPIVFGEGVDQKGGGIAPEMLFTLIFCVVSLTVLYTFLLQRGVTLESMRIRVDAIKQKLRSGISV; encoded by the coding sequence ATGAAAAGCATGATTCACAAAGTTCTGGGCGCTGCCTCCTTCGTGCTGATCTCAATCAGCCTGTACCTGGTGTTCATTTGGTCCCCGGTGGAGAAGGTCATGGGGCCTGTGCAGAAAATATTCTACTTCCATGTTGCATCCGCCTGGAACGCTTTCCTGGCGTTTGCGGTGGTGTTTGTCTGCAGCATTGCCTTTCTTGTCACCCGAAAACGCACATATGACACGATTGCCTATGTGTCGGCGGAGATCGGAGTGCTGTTTACGACCATTGTTCTCATAACGGGACCGATCTGGGGGCGTTCCTCCTGGAATACCTGGTGGTCATGGGAACCCCGGCTTACCACGACCCTGATTCTCTGGTTCATTTATCTGGCCTATCTGATGGTCAGGAAGATGGATGGCGCCTGGGACAAGAAAGCGAGGCTGTCCGCCGTCTTCGGCATTATCGGGTTTGTTGATGTTCCGATTGTGTTTATGGCCATTCGTTGGTGGCGTACCAAGTTCCATCCGATTGTATTCGGGGAAGGCGTTGACCAGAAGGGCGGCGGTATCGCACCCGAAATGCTGTTTACCTTGATCTTCTGCGTAGTGTCGCTGACGGTTCTGTATACATTTTTGCTGCAGCGCGGAGTCACTCTTGAGTCCATGAGAATCCGGGTTGATGCCATCAAGCAAAAGCTGCGAAGCGGGATCTCAGTTTGA
- a CDS encoding cytochrome c-type biogenesis protein CcmH, translating into NMYECNHGSKDGCGVAQTFKNEVDQMMLDGKSNQEIKQYYLSTYGEKILMAPLKEGFSLTAWILPFVIMIAGLVTVFLVLRKWTRRNRTLHSAQPVNTGADPLQSQIYDSMIEEERKKYL; encoded by the coding sequence AGAACATGTATGAATGCAATCACGGTTCAAAGGACGGCTGCGGTGTCGCACAAACCTTCAAGAACGAAGTGGACCAGATGATGCTTGACGGTAAGAGCAACCAGGAAATCAAACAGTATTACCTTAGCACTTACGGCGAAAAAATTCTGATGGCTCCCTTGAAAGAAGGATTCAGCCTGACCGCCTGGATACTGCCGTTTGTCATAATGATCGCGGGGCTTGTTACTGTGTTCCTGGTCCTTCGCAAATGGACCAGGCGAAACCGGACATTGCATTCTGCACAGCCTGTCAACACCGGGGCGGATCCGCTGCAATCGCAAATCTACGATTCTATGATCGAGGAAGAACGCAAAAAGTACTTGTAA
- a CDS encoding S-layer homology domain-containing protein — protein MSRLGLMNGSDGWFKPQEQVSRAQAASVIMRLVHLQGKTDQPIGERQYW, from the coding sequence GTGTCGCGTCTTGGCTTGATGAACGGATCTGACGGCTGGTTCAAACCGCAGGAACAGGTTTCACGCGCACAAGCGGCTTCCGTCATCATGCGACTGGTTCATCTGCAGGGCAAAACCGACCAACCGATTGGTGAAAGACAATACTGGTAA
- a CDS encoding Ger(x)C family spore germination protein has protein sequence MNAPFFRKTARTLLFFSLCTVVLPLAGCWDRREINDVLVVGGAGIDKKEDKIELSVQMVIPRTMDGGQTMGGSGGKRGGGEQPTVVRSATGVTIADAMAKLQEKIPRKIFWGQQKILVIGEGLAKEGIREEIDFITRHPEPRLRILVFVSKGKAADILEILPPLEQFSVEQIRELAKLRFGLEVTTKDLLQMLRGEAGAAVLPWIEEEPPRQDGEKNKTTIRLNGSAVIKKDKMIGYINDEITRGVLWLRNEIRQTMVTIEPKEAEGRVSLEMLRANVELLPKIENGKWKMTVKVVTEDDVVQNGTPLNMMNPTVIKILEKEAAYDLEYRIRMTLDEVQKGMKADVFGFGEAFHRKYPEQWATVKDRWDKVFPKVDVQLHAKVYIRRPGLSTVPPAVPEKEVKKKEKEIKKKEKEGKEE, from the coding sequence ATGAATGCCCCTTTCTTTCGGAAAACGGCAAGAACACTTCTCTTTTTCTCCCTTTGTACGGTTGTCCTCCCGCTTGCCGGCTGCTGGGACAGAAGGGAAATCAATGATGTGCTGGTGGTGGGCGGAGCTGGAATTGACAAAAAGGAAGACAAAATTGAACTGAGTGTTCAAATGGTCATTCCCAGAACCATGGACGGCGGACAGACTATGGGTGGAAGTGGCGGAAAAAGGGGAGGAGGAGAACAACCGACCGTGGTGAGGTCTGCAACCGGTGTTACGATTGCCGATGCGATGGCAAAATTGCAGGAAAAGATCCCACGCAAGATTTTCTGGGGCCAACAGAAGATCCTTGTCATCGGTGAAGGGTTGGCGAAGGAAGGCATTCGGGAGGAGATCGATTTCATTACACGCCATCCGGAACCCCGCTTGCGGATCTTAGTGTTTGTCAGCAAGGGCAAGGCGGCTGATATTCTGGAAATCCTCCCGCCGCTCGAACAATTCTCCGTGGAACAGATTCGGGAACTGGCGAAACTCCGGTTCGGGTTGGAGGTTACAACGAAAGATTTGCTGCAGATGTTACGGGGAGAGGCAGGGGCGGCTGTCCTTCCCTGGATTGAAGAAGAACCGCCAAGGCAGGACGGAGAGAAAAACAAAACCACGATCCGCCTGAACGGAAGCGCTGTTATTAAGAAGGACAAAATGATAGGCTACATCAATGACGAGATAACAAGGGGGGTTCTGTGGCTGCGAAACGAGATCAGACAAACGATGGTCACAATCGAGCCAAAAGAGGCGGAAGGACGTGTGTCACTCGAAATGCTGCGGGCCAATGTGGAACTCCTCCCGAAAATCGAAAACGGAAAATGGAAAATGACGGTTAAGGTTGTGACAGAAGACGATGTCGTGCAAAATGGCACTCCCCTGAACATGATGAATCCGACAGTTATAAAGATCTTGGAGAAAGAAGCGGCTTACGACCTTGAATACCGGATCCGAATGACGCTGGATGAAGTGCAGAAAGGGATGAAAGCGGACGTCTTCGGTTTCGGGGAGGCTTTTCACCGCAAATATCCGGAACAGTGGGCGACCGTGAAAGATCGCTGGGATAAGGTTTTTCCCAAGGTGGATGTGCAGCTTCACGCAAAGGTATACATACGCCGGCCGGGTCTGTCTACCGTGCCGCCGGCCGTGCCTGAAAAAGAAGTGAAAAAGAAGGAGAAAGAGATAAAAAAGAAAGAGAAAGAGGGCAAAGAAGAGTGA
- a CDS encoding CcmD family protein, producing the protein MEYLAAAYTVIWVLLAGYLLLQGNRQKKLQQELKMLTEMVGEGRDLN; encoded by the coding sequence ATGGAATATTTGGCTGCCGCCTACACTGTAATTTGGGTGCTGTTGGCGGGGTACCTGTTGCTGCAGGGGAATCGTCAGAAGAAACTGCAGCAGGAATTGAAGATGTTGACGGAAATGGTCGGTGAAGGAAGGGATCTCAATTGA
- a CDS encoding TlpA family protein disulfide reductase: MNRRFVTTLVLAVVVGLFVYAFLGFKGKTEAVKVGMPAYDFQREDLTGKQIKLSDYKGKVVVLNFFTTWCPPCIEEAPELQKFEDAYKDKAKLLIIDRQEPKERVQKFVQEKKSTSTYLLDIDDSLAKKYGVVGQPETFVIDRQGIIREHIKGPVTFDSLVQMVKKYE; the protein is encoded by the coding sequence TTGAACCGCCGTTTCGTGACGACTCTGGTCCTGGCAGTTGTCGTCGGGCTGTTTGTTTATGCTTTTCTTGGATTCAAGGGCAAGACCGAAGCGGTCAAGGTAGGGATGCCAGCTTATGATTTCCAGCGGGAAGATTTGACAGGCAAGCAGATTAAACTGTCCGACTATAAAGGAAAAGTGGTCGTCCTGAATTTCTTCACCACCTGGTGTCCGCCCTGTATTGAAGAGGCTCCCGAACTGCAAAAGTTTGAAGACGCCTACAAAGACAAAGCCAAGCTGCTGATCATTGACCGGCAGGAACCAAAGGAACGCGTTCAGAAGTTTGTGCAGGAGAAAAAGTCAACCTCCACTTATCTGCTGGACATTGATGACTCACTGGCCAAAAAATACGGAGTTGTAGGTCAACCGGAGACTTTTGTCATTGACAGACAGGGGATTATCCGGGAGCATATCAAGGGCCCTGTCACGTTCGATTCTCTGGTGCAGATGGTAAAGAAATACGAGTAA
- a CDS encoding Crp/Fnr family transcriptional regulator — protein sequence MEKHDSLELLKKISFFRDLEENELAKINQLLIRRSLVERMVVFMQGEPLEYVYFIASGKVKIYRTDEHGREQIVNVLEAGEMFPHVGIFRGVNYPAHSVMIEKGVLLALPTAKLRALLEQNPALSLKLLSVMEGKIIELQGRLEEMVMHDTFGRIVLLLIRLSRLHGVQDGDCIRLTVPFTNQELANMIGTSRETVSRTLSQLKKAGALETTADHYLLVNLDRLEKQLRI from the coding sequence TTGGAGAAACACGATTCCCTTGAACTGCTTAAGAAAATCTCATTCTTTCGCGATCTGGAAGAGAACGAATTGGCCAAAATCAACCAGTTGCTGATCCGCCGTTCGCTGGTTGAGCGAATGGTAGTGTTCATGCAGGGAGAACCGCTTGAATATGTGTATTTTATCGCAAGCGGAAAGGTCAAGATTTACCGGACGGATGAACACGGACGCGAACAAATTGTCAACGTGCTGGAAGCGGGCGAGATGTTCCCGCATGTGGGAATTTTCCGGGGAGTGAACTATCCTGCCCATTCTGTGATGATCGAGAAAGGGGTTCTGCTGGCGCTGCCGACAGCAAAGCTGCGGGCGCTGCTGGAACAGAATCCGGCGCTAAGTTTGAAGCTGCTGTCCGTGATGGAAGGGAAGATCATTGAGCTGCAGGGCCGTCTGGAAGAGATGGTTATGCATGACACCTTTGGACGGATTGTTCTGCTGCTGATCCGTTTGTCCCGCCTGCACGGAGTTCAGGACGGGGACTGCATCCGATTGACTGTACCTTTTACCAACCAAGAGCTGGCCAACATGATCGGCACCTCCCGGGAGACGGTCAGCCGCACCCTCAGCCAACTGAAAAAGGCGGGTGCGTTGGAAACGACAGCGGATCATTATTTGCTGGTGAATCTCGACAGGCTGGAGAAGCAACTGAGGATTTGA